In the Methanoregula sp. genome, one interval contains:
- a CDS encoding zinc ribbon domain-containing protein codes for MICQKCGTDHEDNTTFCKSCGAELARSPATTAGPAAMAVCKSCGYPVKPGMTFCGKCLGAKLDTIKGGPKISRNDRIVAARISNKERQLRQVSLVGPAVTLIVGIFSCLAVIKTIFGAFLGIPLIIFATWWASELIQERNKIRAEIVEFQKDFD; via the coding sequence ATGATCTGTCAAAAATGCGGAACTGACCATGAGGACAACACTACATTCTGTAAATCCTGTGGAGCTGAACTCGCCCGGTCTCCGGCAACTACCGCCGGCCCGGCTGCAATGGCAGTCTGCAAGTCCTGCGGTTATCCGGTTAAACCCGGCATGACGTTCTGCGGAAAATGTCTTGGTGCAAAGCTGGATACAATAAAAGGCGGTCCGAAAATTTCACGGAATGACCGGATCGTTGCTGCAAGGATCTCGAACAAGGAACGGCAGCTCCGCCAGGTCAGCCTGGTCGGACCTGCGGTTACGCTGATTGTCGGGATCTTCTCCTGTCTTGCGGTCATAAAAACTATTTTCGGGGCTTTCCTTGGGATCCCTCTGATCATTTTTGCCACCTGGTGGGCGAGTGAACTTATCCAGGAGAGGAATAAAATCAGGGCCGAAATAGTTGAATTCCAGAAAGATTTCGATTGA